The following coding sequences lie in one Catharus ustulatus isolate bCatUst1 chromosome 5, bCatUst1.pri.v2, whole genome shotgun sequence genomic window:
- the IL21 gene encoding interleukin-21 yields MKRMIIFCMLFFCSTMVLTETSPRRAKYRQILRKIEELESMVKEKDAELLYTPENFVDGCENTTVTCFKKGILKLQPARSQDTPKFTKAIRIVSRFTAKDKQCNATPPCESYEKKTPKNFLKGFENLIQMLFKN; encoded by the exons atgaagaggatgattattttctgcatgcttttcttctgctccaCTATGGTGCTGACTGAAACTTCACCCAGAAGAGCAAAGTACAGACAGATTCTCAGGAAAATTGAAGAGTTAGAATCTATGGTGAAAGAAAAG gatGCTGAGTTGCTGTACACACCAGAAAACTTTGTG GATGGATGCGAGAATACAACAGTGACCTGCTTCAAGAAGGGCATCCTGAAATTACAACCAGCAAGGAGCCAAGATACTCCAAAGTTCACCAAAGCCATCAGAATCGTGAGCAGATTCACCGCCAAAGACAAG CAATGCAACGCTACACCTCCATGTGAATCTTATGagaagaaaacccccaaaaattttttGAAGGGCTTTGAAAATCTAATACAAATG CTATTCAAGAACTAA